Proteins found in one Deinococcus sp. YIM 134068 genomic segment:
- a CDS encoding NPCBM/NEW2 domain-containing protein, translating into MPQRRASLFIAPTVPWLLLACSQGTSPVESDPYAGGRSYPWEAHASAQPLALAPGINTLQYETPTLARNSWGPFERNRSNGEQQPGDGRPLTLNGQTYAQGLGVHAGSELRFDLKGTNGARCNNFTADIGVDDEVGGRGSVIFQVWADGTQLYDSGVTTGAGATKRVNVGVVGRQELRLVVTDGGNGISYDHADWADPKLECATTKPEAGSLDTSWNPVPTSGPLNTALLEPDGNVLTGDIIARQPDGKRLVVTNVTGGKFEVRRYNPNGSLDTGYGQGGRVTTNFGAANGPLYGISQGGALDAVLQPDGKLIVVGGGLGPSGNSDFALARYTPNGSPDMSFGSDGLVFTDLAPLQDNPYPQPFGSVEEARQVALGPGGTIVVSGPYENMFLPRAAGAMARYRPDGSPDTSFAGSGLTRVTGDGGISFVVEPNGDMILALGGRATAYVGVNVRRLLTNGRFGGESGNFFMGELEGPNGISDLALQADGKIVLAGSTDYLDDSGSPYGPEAVGGGALVRLNSDLSLDSSFGNEGRVVIAPRRELGGSFEVRRVLLQPDGKIVTVGQTLLRFWP; encoded by the coding sequence ATGCCGCAGCGCCGCGCCTCTTTGTTCATCGCCCCGACGGTTCCGTGGCTGCTGCTGGCATGCAGTCAGGGGACCTCACCCGTGGAGAGCGATCCCTATGCGGGCGGTCGCTCCTATCCCTGGGAAGCCCACGCCTCCGCACAGCCCCTCGCCCTCGCTCCCGGCATCAATACCCTCCAGTACGAGACCCCCACCCTCGCCCGCAACAGTTGGGGACCGTTCGAGCGCAACCGCAGCAATGGCGAACAGCAGCCCGGCGACGGCAGGCCGCTCACCCTCAACGGCCAGACCTACGCGCAGGGCCTCGGTGTCCACGCGGGGAGTGAGTTGCGCTTCGACCTCAAGGGAACGAACGGGGCGAGGTGCAACAACTTCACGGCGGACATCGGGGTGGACGACGAGGTGGGAGGCCGGGGGTCGGTCATCTTCCAGGTCTGGGCAGACGGTACCCAGCTGTACGACAGCGGGGTGACGACGGGCGCGGGCGCGACGAAGCGGGTGAACGTCGGCGTGGTGGGACGGCAGGAACTCCGGCTGGTGGTGACGGACGGGGGCAATGGGATCAGCTACGACCACGCCGACTGGGCCGATCCGAAGCTGGAGTGCGCGACCACGAAGCCCGAAGCAGGCAGCCTGGATACGAGTTGGAATCCTGTGCCCACCTCCGGCCCCCTGAATACTGCCCTTCTGGAGCCGGACGGCAACGTGCTGACCGGGGACATCATCGCCCGGCAGCCGGACGGCAAGCGGCTGGTGGTGACGAACGTCACGGGCGGGAAGTTCGAGGTCCGGCGGTACAACCCGAACGGGAGCCTGGACACTGGCTACGGCCAGGGCGGCAGGGTGACAACCAACTTTGGGGCCGCCAATGGTCCCCTCTACGGGATCAGCCAGGGTGGTGCTCTCGACGCCGTCCTACAGCCGGACGGCAAGCTCATCGTGGTGGGTGGGGGCCTCGGTCCGAGTGGCAACAGCGACTTCGCGCTCGCCCGTTACACTCCGAACGGCAGCCCGGACATGTCCTTCGGGTCGGACGGACTGGTGTTCACCGACCTCGCGCCGTTGCAGGACAACCCATACCCCCAGCCCTTCGGCAGTGTCGAAGAGGCCCGACAGGTGGCCCTGGGACCCGGCGGCACCATCGTGGTGTCGGGACCGTACGAGAACATGTTCCTTCCCAGGGCGGCGGGGGCAATGGCCCGCTACAGACCCGACGGCTCGCCGGACACCAGCTTCGCGGGCAGCGGTCTGACTCGGGTCACTGGGGACGGGGGCATCTCCTTCGTCGTGGAACCCAATGGAGACATGATTCTGGCGCTCGGGGGCCGCGCCACGGCCTACGTGGGCGTGAACGTCCGACGGCTCTTGACGAACGGGAGGTTCGGCGGGGAGAGCGGGAACTTCTTCATGGGAGAACTCGAGGGGCCCAATGGCATCAGCGATCTGGCCCTACAGGCGGACGGCAAAATCGTCCTTGCAGGCTCCACCGACTATCTTGACGACTCGGGCAGTCCCTATGGTCCAGAGGCTGTCGGAGGAGGTGCTTTGGTCCGGCTGAACTCCGACCTGAGCCTTGATTCCAGCTTCGGGAACGAGGGCAGGGTCGTGATCGCGCCGCGCAGGGAGCTTGGGGGGTCCTTTGAGGTCCGAAGGGTCCTTCTCCAGCCCGACGGCAAGATCGTCACGGTTGGGCAGACCCTCCTCCGCTTCTGGCCGTAG
- a CDS encoding bifunctional diguanylate cyclase/phosphohydrolase, giving the protein MTSRLPTSRVWTTVRSFLALLARDDEASEPDWQALLEAAVASVPGAQAGSLNVREGEAFVMRAVVGFDRGLLGTSHPEAALRRWYGQDEVWREAGQPRVLRGEDLREHSRRAHEGSGLRGHDELFETLGERGSLCANICLPVVVGGVVVAELNLDNLSDEAALTPDSVGVAQEFGMLAAAALAARERRGREAARVLELAAAREGTLLALGVALETRDLETSGHTERVVRLARALGRALGLSGGELEALTQGAYLHDLGKLAISDTILRKPGKLTPEEFTLMKTHATHGHEIAQRLPNLAPGALDVVLHHHEKWNGGGYPFGLSGADIPLLARIFAVCDVYDALTSERPYKRAWTHGAAVAEIVASAGGHFDPRVVRAFAALDVVACLHGGASADPEGNMCAGLTSLDEQARQLQEALHYAEAVIEVTRFAASDLGQDDLCREVLRVVASTSPLDWGGLTLIEGDVARIRPLWPLPVAGTGEEPETVIPRGPGAVWEAMGRTEPLFVEGRGLEGGGHLDALPNALRRGARAVAWLPLLVEPSRAVVLTVVRRAPAEGWTAHDRRLLEAAARSVRATLERHAHVRALEEAAYQDMLTGLGNRRAFEQALEDALARGERVGVMLLDVDGLKAVNDGFGHERGDELLRAFARALRWSVRREDELYRLGGDEFILVFRALAGDGPGEAPLHVRLATAVEGVRAEGFPNVNVSAGFAHSPADGHTVSQLTRVADERMYRVKRARARDGAAHTSPDARHRTDWRG; this is encoded by the coding sequence GTGACGTCGAGGCTGCCCACCTCGCGGGTGTGGACGACGGTGCGGTCGTTTCTCGCGTTGCTCGCGCGGGACGACGAGGCGAGCGAACCCGACTGGCAGGCGCTGCTGGAGGCGGCGGTCGCCAGCGTGCCCGGCGCGCAGGCGGGGTCCCTGAACGTGCGCGAGGGCGAGGCGTTCGTGATGCGCGCGGTGGTGGGGTTCGACCGGGGGCTGCTGGGCACCTCGCACCCGGAGGCGGCCCTGCGCCGCTGGTACGGGCAGGACGAGGTGTGGCGGGAGGCGGGCCAGCCCCGCGTGCTGCGCGGCGAGGACCTGCGCGAACACTCCCGCCGGGCGCATGAGGGGTCCGGGCTGCGCGGGCACGACGAGCTGTTCGAGACCCTGGGAGAACGCGGCTCGCTGTGCGCCAACATCTGCCTGCCCGTCGTGGTGGGGGGCGTGGTCGTGGCGGAACTCAACCTCGACAACCTGAGCGACGAGGCCGCCCTTACGCCCGACTCGGTGGGGGTCGCGCAGGAGTTCGGGATGCTGGCCGCCGCCGCGCTCGCCGCGCGCGAACGGCGGGGACGTGAGGCCGCCCGCGTCCTCGAACTCGCCGCCGCCCGTGAGGGCACCCTGCTCGCGCTGGGGGTGGCGCTGGAGACCCGCGACCTGGAGACGAGCGGGCACACCGAGCGCGTGGTCCGGCTCGCGCGGGCGCTGGGGCGGGCGCTGGGACTGTCCGGCGGCGAGCTGGAGGCGCTCACCCAGGGCGCGTACCTGCACGACCTGGGCAAGCTCGCCATCTCGGACACCATTCTCCGCAAGCCCGGCAAGCTCACGCCGGAGGAGTTCACCCTGATGAAGACGCACGCCACCCACGGCCACGAGATCGCCCAGAGGCTGCCGAATCTCGCGCCGGGGGCGCTGGACGTGGTGTTGCACCACCACGAGAAGTGGAACGGCGGCGGCTACCCGTTCGGCCTCTCGGGGGCGGACATTCCCCTGCTCGCGCGCATCTTCGCGGTGTGCGACGTGTACGACGCGCTGACGAGTGAGCGGCCCTACAAACGTGCGTGGACCCACGGGGCCGCCGTGGCGGAGATCGTGGCGTCGGCGGGCGGGCACTTCGACCCCCGTGTGGTGCGGGCCTTCGCGGCTCTCGACGTGGTGGCGTGCCTGCATGGCGGTGCCTCCGCCGACCCCGAGGGGAACATGTGCGCTGGCCTGACCTCCCTCGACGAGCAGGCCCGGCAGCTTCAGGAGGCGCTGCACTACGCCGAGGCCGTGATCGAGGTGACGCGCTTTGCCGCCTCCGACCTGGGGCAGGACGACCTGTGCCGCGAGGTGCTGCGCGTGGTGGCGAGCACCTCGCCCCTCGACTGGGGCGGCCTGACCCTCATCGAGGGCGATGTGGCGCGGATTCGCCCCCTGTGGCCGCTCCCTGTCGCCGGGACGGGGGAGGAGCCGGAGACGGTGATCCCGCGCGGGCCGGGTGCGGTGTGGGAGGCGATGGGGCGGACCGAACCCCTGTTCGTGGAGGGGCGCGGCCTGGAGGGGGGCGGCCACCTGGACGCGTTGCCGAACGCCCTGCGGCGCGGTGCCCGCGCGGTCGCGTGGCTGCCGCTGCTCGTGGAGCCGTCGCGGGCGGTGGTCCTCACCGTGGTGCGGCGTGCGCCCGCCGAGGGCTGGACGGCCCACGACCGCCGCTTGTTGGAGGCGGCGGCACGCAGCGTGCGGGCGACCCTGGAGCGCCACGCCCACGTTCGCGCGCTGGAGGAGGCCGCCTACCAGGACATGCTGACGGGCCTGGGCAACCGCCGGGCCTTCGAGCAGGCCCTGGAGGACGCCCTGGCGCGCGGTGAGCGCGTCGGCGTGATGCTGCTCGACGTGGACGGCCTCAAGGCGGTGAACGACGGGTTCGGGCACGAGCGCGGCGACGAGCTGCTGCGCGCCTTCGCCCGCGCGCTGCGCTGGAGCGTGCGCCGGGAGGACGAGCTGTACCGCCTCGGCGGCGACGAGTTCATCCTCGTGTTCCGCGCCCTCGCCGGGGACGGGCCGGGGGAAGCTCCCCTGCACGTCCGGCTGGCGACGGCGGTGGAGGGCGTGCGCGCCGAGGGCTTCCCGAACGTGAACGTGAGCGCGGGCTTCGCCCACAGCCCGGCGGACGGCCACACCGTCAGCCAGCTCACCCGCGTCGCCGACGAGCGCATGTACCGCGTCAAGCGTGCCCGCGCGCGGGACGGGGCCGCCCACACCTCGCCGGACGCCCGGCACCGGACGGACTGGCGCGGGTAG
- a CDS encoding NPCBM/NEW2 domain-containing protein, protein MTRTRTLCHAPLALGLLALTLGLAACGSQTSPTQDAAEQPAASTETEFVYDGQDHSWSSEAGAGAGVSALTLDAGTNSLSLENWTNATNGWGPVEINQSAGERSEGDGRTLTLAGETYAQGFGVHSASSLTFSLGGQCETFTADVGVDDEVGSKGSVVFQVWADGAKLYDSGVMTGVGATKSVSVDVSGKAELKLVVTDGGDGISHDHADWAAPLLLNCTGSNVKASGEVVYGGPIVITKGGTYSGNWEATENKTAVYIATKEPVVIENANIRSRGNLISGFSNRLTVRNVRGYALNPNVAGKTAGRAINAEEVLNLRVENSYFEGSTGIYVRKFLGDPSQGDSIRILRNRFRNTDGRRSDGNGGYNGTVSVVQAILFNDVKRLPNVEIAWNEIINEAGKSRTEENINFYVSSGTPSSPFLIHDNYIQGAYSDKPTTDTSYPGGGILVGDGKVTDPLDNGYTRVYNNQVVGTTNHGIAIDGGVDNRVYNNRVISSGRLPDGQRLPAANVGLYVWDLHGARSLTPPTFAGNRLENNVVGWTRVLADGKTVNNPTWLPHCGVNGTVCGGNQNIGTVTLEMEGQEYQRWQDKLSANGVKVGP, encoded by the coding sequence ATGACCCGTACCCGTACCCTTTGCCACGCCCCCCTCGCCCTCGGTCTGCTGGCCCTCACCCTGGGGCTGGCCGCCTGCGGAAGCCAGACCTCCCCGACTCAGGACGCCGCCGAGCAGCCCGCCGCGAGCACCGAAACGGAGTTCGTGTACGACGGGCAGGACCATAGCTGGAGCAGTGAGGCTGGGGCGGGCGCGGGCGTCTCTGCCCTGACGCTCGACGCGGGGACGAACAGCCTCAGCCTGGAGAACTGGACGAACGCCACAAACGGCTGGGGACCGGTCGAGATTAACCAGAGCGCCGGGGAGAGGAGTGAGGGCGACGGACGCACCCTCACGCTGGCGGGCGAGACCTACGCGCAGGGCTTCGGTGTCCACTCGGCCTCCAGCCTGACGTTCAGCCTGGGGGGTCAGTGCGAGACCTTCACGGCGGATGTGGGTGTGGACGACGAGGTGGGAAGCAAGGGCAGCGTGGTCTTCCAGGTGTGGGCGGACGGAGCGAAGCTCTACGACAGCGGCGTGATGACGGGCGTGGGCGCGACGAAGAGTGTGAGCGTGGACGTGTCGGGCAAGGCCGAACTCAAGCTCGTCGTCACCGACGGCGGCGACGGCATCAGCCACGACCACGCGGACTGGGCCGCCCCCCTTCTGCTGAACTGCACGGGGAGCAACGTCAAGGCCTCCGGCGAGGTCGTCTATGGTGGTCCCATCGTGATCACCAAGGGCGGCACGTACTCCGGCAACTGGGAAGCCACGGAGAACAAGACGGCGGTGTACATCGCCACGAAGGAACCCGTCGTCATCGAGAACGCGAACATTCGCAGCCGGGGTAACCTGATCAGCGGGTTCAGCAACCGCCTGACGGTGCGGAATGTGCGCGGTTACGCCCTGAATCCGAATGTCGCGGGCAAGACGGCTGGGCGCGCCATCAACGCCGAGGAAGTCCTGAACCTGCGTGTGGAGAACAGCTACTTCGAGGGCAGCACCGGCATCTACGTGCGGAAATTCCTGGGTGACCCGTCGCAGGGAGACAGCATCCGCATCCTGCGTAACCGGTTCAGGAACACGGACGGACGCCGCAGCGACGGCAACGGCGGGTACAACGGCACCGTGAGCGTGGTGCAGGCGATCCTCTTCAACGACGTCAAGCGGCTGCCCAACGTGGAGATCGCCTGGAACGAGATCATCAACGAGGCGGGCAAGAGCCGCACCGAGGAGAACATTAACTTCTACGTCTCCAGCGGCACCCCCAGCAGCCCCTTCCTGATCCACGACAACTACATTCAGGGTGCCTACAGCGACAAGCCGACCACCGACACCTCCTACCCCGGCGGCGGCATCCTGGTGGGCGACGGCAAGGTCACGGACCCGCTCGACAACGGGTACACCCGCGTGTACAACAACCAGGTCGTCGGCACCACCAACCACGGCATCGCCATCGACGGCGGCGTGGACAACCGGGTGTACAACAACCGCGTGATCTCCAGCGGGCGTCTGCCTGACGGTCAGCGCCTCCCCGCCGCCAACGTCGGCCTGTACGTGTGGGACCTGCACGGTGCCCGCTCGCTGACCCCGCCCACCTTCGCGGGCAACCGCCTGGAGAACAACGTGGTGGGCTGGACCCGCGTGCTGGCCGACGGCAAGACGGTCAACAACCCCACGTGGCTGCCCCACTGCGGCGTCAATGGGACGGTGTGCGGCGGTAACCAGAACATCGGGACCGTCACCCTGGAGATGGAGGGGCAGGAATACCAGCGCTGGCAGGACAAGCTCAGCGCCAATGGCGTGAAGGTCGGGCCTTAA
- a CDS encoding NPCBM/NEW2 domain-containing protein produces the protein MHTRFTLTLPTLTLTTLALTLAACGSTPAPTEAATTSGGLLHAASLGETSPTVGVSAGTQVLSTRPFASATNGWGPAERDRSNGERAAGDGTTLTLGGKTYSRGLGTHAPSALAFDLDGQCQTFTADIGVDDEVSGGSVTFQVIADGQVLYDSGVTRGADAARSLKVGVAGRKQLKLVVTDAGDGASFDHADWAEPTLSDCAPTTAAVAAGAEADVVYQGPLVITRGGTYSGNWQSLDPRVPAVSIRTSEPVVIENSRLRGRGNLIEGFHTRVTIRNNHGHGLNPEVAGRSPGRFINLEEVYDVRVENNVFEGTSGIYFRQYRGDAGRGETIKVLRNVARNVDGRKSDGQGGYSTSAFNWAQFVQFNDVTRIADAEIAWNQVINEPGRSRVEDNINLYVSSGTPQSPIRIHDNYIQGAYNALPATDAKFSGGGILVGDGKVSDPARIGYAHVSHNQVVGTTNYGIAIAGGSGSVLEHNRVVSSGRLPDGSPIAAQNVGMYMWDPYGGAKQSPATFGHNRALYNVVGWTRVRGDKVDSNAYWWPAKGLNGSVTVSTTNLGTAVNLDVERAEFGRWQTKLTQAGVRIGVQ, from the coding sequence GTGCATACCCGCTTCACGCTGACTCTGCCCACGCTGACCCTGACCACCCTGGCCCTCACGCTCGCCGCCTGCGGCTCCACGCCCGCACCCACAGAGGCGGCGACCACGAGCGGCGGCCTTCTGCACGCCGCCTCGCTGGGGGAGACCAGCCCCACCGTCGGCGTGTCCGCCGGCACGCAGGTGCTGAGCACCCGGCCCTTCGCCAGCGCCACGAACGGTTGGGGACCTGCCGAGCGCGACCGCAGCAACGGCGAGCGGGCCGCCGGGGACGGGACCACCCTGACCCTGGGCGGCAAGACGTACAGCCGTGGCCTGGGCACGCACGCGCCCTCGGCCCTCGCCTTCGACCTCGACGGCCAGTGCCAGACCTTCACCGCCGACATCGGCGTGGACGATGAGGTGAGCGGCGGCAGCGTGACGTTCCAGGTGATTGCCGACGGGCAGGTGCTCTACGACTCCGGCGTGACGCGCGGTGCGGACGCGGCGAGGAGCCTCAAGGTCGGCGTCGCAGGCAGGAAGCAGCTCAAGCTGGTCGTCACCGACGCGGGCGACGGCGCGAGCTTCGATCATGCCGACTGGGCCGAGCCGACCCTGAGCGACTGCGCGCCGACCACTGCGGCGGTGGCGGCGGGCGCGGAGGCGGACGTGGTGTACCAGGGACCGCTCGTGATCACGCGGGGCGGCACGTACTCGGGCAACTGGCAGTCGCTCGACCCCAGGGTGCCCGCCGTTAGCATCCGCACGAGCGAACCCGTGGTCATCGAGAACAGCCGCCTGCGCGGGCGGGGCAACCTCATCGAGGGCTTCCACACCCGCGTCACGATCCGCAATAACCACGGCCACGGCCTGAACCCAGAGGTGGCGGGCCGCAGCCCTGGCCGCTTCATCAACCTGGAGGAGGTCTACGACGTGCGCGTCGAGAACAACGTCTTCGAGGGCACGAGCGGCATCTACTTTCGCCAGTACCGGGGTGACGCGGGCAGGGGGGAAACGATCAAGGTGCTGCGCAACGTCGCCAGGAATGTGGACGGACGCAAGAGCGACGGCCAGGGGGGCTACTCCACGAGCGCCTTCAACTGGGCGCAGTTCGTCCAGTTCAACGACGTCACCCGCATCGCTGACGCCGAGATCGCCTGGAATCAGGTCATCAACGAGCCGGGCCGGTCGCGGGTGGAGGACAACATCAACCTCTACGTCTCCAGCGGCACACCCCAAAGTCCCATCCGCATCCACGACAACTACATCCAGGGGGCCTACAACGCGCTGCCCGCCACGGACGCCAAGTTCTCCGGCGGCGGCATTCTCGTCGGCGACGGCAAGGTCAGCGACCCCGCCAGAATCGGCTATGCCCACGTCTCCCACAATCAGGTGGTCGGCACCACCAACTACGGCATCGCCATCGCGGGCGGCTCGGGCAGCGTGCTGGAACACAACCGCGTGGTGTCCAGCGGACGCCTGCCCGACGGCTCGCCCATCGCCGCGCAGAACGTCGGCATGTATATGTGGGACCCTTACGGGGGTGCCAAGCAGAGTCCCGCCACCTTCGGCCACAACCGCGCCCTGTACAACGTCGTCGGCTGGACCCGCGTGCGCGGCGACAAGGTGGACTCCAACGCCTATTGGTGGCCCGCCAAGGGGTTGAACGGGAGCGTCACCGTCTCCACCACCAACCTCGGCACCGCCGTCAACCTCGACGTGGAACGCGCGGAGTTCGGGCGCTGGCAGACCAAGCTCACGCAGGCCGGGGTGAGGATCGGCGTGCAGTGA
- a CDS encoding glycoside hydrolase family 3 protein, with product MNAARTLIVDVPGPDLTPAQGNFLREHGFGGVCLFARNIRTPEQTARLIRDLRDVLGEDAWIATDQEGGAVLRRLDVPMPPSPLALGVIGSEAVAREAGAVAARGLIDLGVNWNFAPSLDVNVNPQNPVIGERAFGSDPALVARLGTAWALGLEAGGVMSAVKHFPGHGDTHQDSHLTLPVVDKPLTALEATEWPPFRAALAAGVGSVMTAHIVYPALDPERPATLSPALLTGLLRERWGYGGVVVTDATDMHAIADRYPHGTAAPLALAAGADAVLSCGHGDLETHAEHARALEAALGDGTLAEARVAEALTRLEAAARRFPGMPRPYAAAQRGADEASVEGWARAALTCAGTVPRLHPDEPALLYVPRTAPVGGPYGDPPSGEALAAALRARFPHLQVALYGRETEKPDLSLLHAFPDAPVVLATLDRWAPPTWQPRLAQGLHGRTAVHLALWTVHDLGAPLPTLATHGFREVNLRAAAAFLAGG from the coding sequence ATGAACGCCGCCCGCACCCTGATCGTCGATGTGCCCGGCCCGGACCTCACCCCGGCGCAGGGCAACTTCCTGCGTGAACACGGTTTCGGCGGCGTGTGCCTCTTCGCGCGCAACATCCGCACGCCGGAGCAGACGGCGCGGCTGATCCGTGACCTGCGGGACGTGCTGGGCGAAGACGCCTGGATCGCCACCGATCAGGAGGGTGGGGCCGTGCTGCGGCGGCTGGACGTGCCGATGCCGCCCTCTCCCCTGGCGCTGGGGGTCATCGGGAGCGAGGCCGTCGCGCGGGAGGCGGGCGCGGTCGCGGCGCGCGGGTTGATCGACCTCGGGGTGAACTGGAACTTCGCGCCCAGCCTCGACGTGAACGTGAATCCACAGAATCCGGTGATCGGGGAGCGGGCCTTCGGCTCGGACCCGGCGCTGGTGGCGCGGCTGGGCACCGCCTGGGCGCTCGGGCTGGAGGCGGGGGGCGTGATGAGCGCCGTGAAGCACTTTCCCGGCCACGGCGACACCCATCAGGACAGCCACCTCACCCTGCCCGTGGTGGACAAGCCGCTCACCGCGCTGGAGGCGACCGAGTGGCCCCCCTTCCGAGCGGCGCTGGCGGCGGGGGTCGGCAGCGTGATGACCGCCCACATCGTCTATCCGGCCCTCGACCCGGAGCGGCCCGCGACCCTCTCCCCCGCCCTGCTCACGGGGCTGCTGCGTGAACGCTGGGGCTACGGCGGCGTAGTGGTCACGGACGCGACCGACATGCACGCCATTGCCGACCGCTACCCGCACGGAACGGCGGCCCCCCTTGCCCTCGCCGCCGGGGCGGACGCGGTGCTGAGCTGCGGCCACGGCGACCTGGAAACTCATGCCGAGCACGCGCGGGCGCTGGAGGCCGCCCTGGGAGACGGAACGCTGGCCGAGGCGCGGGTGGCGGAGGCCCTCACCCGGCTGGAGGCGGCGGCCAGACGGTTTCCGGGCATGCCCCGACCGTACGCGGCGGCTCAGCGGGGGGCAGACGAGGCGAGCGTCGAGGGGTGGGCGCGCGCCGCCCTGACGTGTGCGGGGACGGTGCCCCGTCTCCACCCGGACGAACCGGCCCTGCTCTACGTCCCACGCACCGCGCCCGTCGGCGGCCCCTACGGCGACCCCCCCAGCGGTGAGGCGCTGGCGGCGGCTCTGCGCGCCCGTTTCCCGCATCTGCAAGTGGCTCTCTATGGAAGGGAGACGGAGAAGCCGGACCTCTCCCTCCTCCACGCTTTCCCGGACGCGCCCGTCGTCCTCGCCACCCTGGACCGCTGGGCACCCCCGACGTGGCAACCCCGTCTCGCCCAGGGGTTGCACGGTCGGACCGCCGTTCACCTGGCGCTCTGGACGGTTCACGACCTCGGCGCTCCCCTCCCGACGCTCGCCACCCACGGGTTCCGGGAGGTCAACCTGCGGGCGGCGGCGGCGTTCCTGGCGGGGGGATGA
- a CDS encoding ParA family protein, which produces MKVITFFNHAGGVGKTSSVRDVGFTLAHLGHRVLLVDADPQANLTDWLGVRSVDRGDGPREITLDDTLYPAILADDGANLALPDPVRAHGLDLIPGHLDVATIEPLLPGQLMGVMRLKEALRPLADRYDFVLIDPPPSLGQLSALSVIAAQQVVVPVPASGKGLKGLKTAVQMLGRFRQANPDLTLALILVTQYNDTTNHSRESLAQLRAGFGHLAPISTPLTYRPALYPDSQLHGEPLPLYSSRSPATGEILTVTNQLLAALGVGHA; this is translated from the coding sequence ATGAAGGTCATCACGTTCTTCAACCACGCGGGCGGTGTGGGCAAGACCAGCAGCGTGCGCGACGTGGGCTTCACGCTCGCCCACCTCGGCCACCGTGTCCTCCTCGTGGACGCCGACCCCCAGGCCAACCTCACCGACTGGCTGGGCGTGCGGAGCGTGGACCGGGGGGACGGACCGCGCGAGATCACCCTCGACGACACCCTCTATCCGGCCATCCTCGCGGACGACGGCGCGAACCTCGCCCTGCCCGATCCCGTGCGTGCCCACGGCCTCGACCTCATCCCCGGCCACCTCGACGTTGCCACCATCGAGCCGCTGCTGCCGGGGCAACTGATGGGCGTGATGCGCCTCAAGGAGGCCCTGCGTCCCCTGGCGGACCGCTACGACTTCGTGCTCATCGACCCGCCGCCCAGCCTCGGCCAGCTCAGCGCCCTGTCGGTGATCGCCGCGCAACAGGTGGTCGTCCCGGTGCCCGCGAGCGGCAAGGGTCTCAAGGGGCTGAAGACCGCCGTGCAGATGCTCGGGCGCTTCCGGCAGGCCAATCCCGACCTGACCCTCGCCCTCATCCTCGTCACCCAGTACAACGACACCACCAACCACAGCCGCGAGAGCCTCGCCCAGCTTCGCGCGGGCTTCGGGCACCTCGCGCCGATCAGCACGCCCCTGACCTACCGCCCCGCCCTGTACCCCGACTCCCAGCTTCACGGCGAGCCGCTGCCCCTCTACTCCAGCCGCAGTCCGGCGACGGGCGAGATTCTGACCGTCACGAACCAGCTCCTCGCCGCGCTGGGGGTGGGCCATGCCTAA
- a CDS encoding ParB/RepB/Spo0J family partition protein, with the protein MPKPTRRNRADAFGSLLGAVEQTTSAPAGVTSVPLDRITVRSRQPRRHFDEASLAALAESVREQGVLQPVLLRVSGEGYELIAGERRVRAARRAGLSEIPATVREVSDEEADVLAALENLQREDLNPLDEVEATLTIVARDLGVPVGEVVPLLHAQRRTPQPETVERLDRIFLRLGRGSWRSFASNKVGVLRFPPELLDLMRQGRLEYTRAAALARVKDADLRAALTRQTLEDGLTVREIGARAKPQPSGKTQLERVRALLDERALAHLGQEKRARAQALITELEVLLEGSGSRKTRRS; encoded by the coding sequence ATGCCTAAGCCGACGCGGCGCAACCGGGCCGACGCCTTCGGCTCGCTCCTCGGGGCGGTGGAGCAGACGACCTCCGCCCCGGCGGGCGTGACGAGCGTGCCCCTGGACCGCATCACCGTGCGTTCCCGGCAGCCGAGACGCCACTTCGACGAGGCGTCCCTCGCCGCCCTTGCCGAGAGCGTGCGCGAGCAGGGTGTCTTGCAGCCCGTGCTGCTGCGGGTCTCAGGAGAGGGTTACGAACTCATCGCGGGTGAGCGCCGCGTCCGGGCCGCCCGGCGGGCCGGACTGAGCGAGATCCCCGCCACCGTGCGCGAGGTCTCCGACGAGGAGGCGGACGTGCTCGCCGCCCTGGAGAACCTGCAACGCGAGGACCTCAACCCCCTCGACGAGGTGGAGGCGACCCTCACCATCGTCGCCCGTGACCTCGGTGTGCCCGTGGGGGAGGTCGTGCCCCTGCTCCACGCCCAGCGCCGCACCCCCCAGCCGGAGACGGTGGAACGGCTCGACCGCATCTTCCTGCGCCTGGGTCGCGGGTCGTGGCGCTCGTTCGCCTCCAACAAGGTAGGTGTGCTGCGCTTCCCGCCCGAACTGCTCGACCTGATGCGGCAGGGAAGGCTGGAGTACACCCGCGCGGCGGCCCTGGCCCGCGTGAAGGACGCGGACCTGCGTGCCGCCCTCACGCGGCAGACCCTCGAAGACGGCCTCACGGTCCGGGAGATCGGCGCGCGGGCGAAACCTCAGCCATCCGGGAAGACCCAGCTCGAACGGGTCCGCGCCCTGCTCGACGAGCGTGCCCTGGCGCACCTCGGGCAGGAGAAGCGTGCGCGTGCCCAGGCGCTGATCACCGAACTGGAGGTCCTGCTGGAGGGGTCCGGGAGCAGGAAGACCCGGCGCTCTTAA